In Flavobacterium endoglycinae, one DNA window encodes the following:
- a CDS encoding PAS domain-containing sensor histidine kinase, with translation MVFDLYNNEDCLEVNKFYRKLFAEMPDLLFQFVIDTNNHYTFPLVSKSVDDIFELPLKEFTDDIKFTIYDRVFPQDREKFFHSLVKSKKEIIPWEIEFRALLPKKGLRWFKVSAKTELSPEKKVIFYGHVSDITELKDKEEKLRISEERFQFALDASTVGIWDWDMVTNRVFYSSLSLKILELESADIFDEPERWDKIVHPDDLPKYYSDIKEHFENKIPYYENYHRVMTSSGNYKWILDRGKVISRDEKGKPLRVIGTHTDVSLQKEKELELLKTMKLYSDQNSRLLNFSHIVSHNLNTQAGNIKSILDFIDADGDKETVTEMLEHLRTVSNDLNDTISNLTQIVKTQSNINIVVMPLKLSEYIEKTISTIKGYNKQKKVTIVNNVPEYVAINFNPAYLESVLLNFTTNAIKYGHPDRDPVIVFDFGIEPEGYKSLKITDNGLGIDLKVYGDLLFGMYKTFHKHDEARGIGLYITKNQIEAMKGTVSVESEVGVGTSFKIVFNDA, from the coding sequence ATGGTTTTTGATTTATATAATAATGAGGATTGCCTGGAGGTAAATAAATTTTATAGAAAATTATTTGCTGAAATGCCTGACCTGCTTTTCCAATTTGTGATTGACACTAATAATCACTACACTTTTCCTTTGGTCAGCAAATCTGTTGACGATATTTTTGAGCTTCCGCTAAAAGAATTTACAGACGATATTAAGTTTACTATTTACGATAGAGTTTTTCCTCAAGACAGGGAAAAGTTTTTTCACTCTTTGGTAAAGTCTAAAAAAGAGATTATTCCGTGGGAAATTGAATTTAGAGCTCTTTTGCCTAAAAAAGGACTTCGCTGGTTTAAAGTTTCTGCCAAAACAGAATTGTCGCCGGAAAAAAAAGTAATCTTTTATGGGCATGTTTCGGATATAACGGAATTAAAAGATAAAGAAGAAAAACTGCGTATTTCAGAAGAACGTTTCCAGTTTGCTCTTGATGCTTCAACTGTTGGAATCTGGGATTGGGATATGGTAACGAATAGGGTTTTTTATTCCTCATTATCTTTGAAAATATTAGAATTAGAATCAGCAGATATTTTTGATGAACCAGAACGCTGGGATAAAATCGTGCATCCAGATGATCTTCCCAAATATTATTCGGATATTAAAGAACATTTCGAGAATAAAATTCCGTATTATGAGAATTACCATCGTGTAATGACTTCAAGTGGTAATTACAAATGGATTTTAGATAGAGGAAAAGTTATCAGCAGAGATGAAAAAGGAAAACCATTACGAGTTATTGGAACCCATACCGATGTTTCTCTGCAAAAAGAGAAAGAATTAGAGCTTTTAAAAACCATGAAATTGTATAGCGATCAAAATAGTCGACTGTTGAATTTTTCGCATATTGTTTCTCATAATTTAAATACACAAGCCGGAAATATAAAGTCTATTTTAGATTTTATTGATGCTGATGGCGATAAGGAAACCGTAACAGAAATGCTGGAACATTTACGCACGGTTTCAAATGATTTGAATGATACAATTTCAAATCTGACGCAGATTGTGAAAACGCAGAGCAATATTAATATTGTGGTAATGCCATTAAAGCTTTCTGAGTATATTGAAAAAACCATATCAACCATAAAAGGATATAATAAGCAGAAAAAAGTAACGATTGTAAATAATGTCCCAGAATATGTAGCAATTAACTTTAATCCTGCGTATTTGGAAAGTGTTTTGTTGAACTTTACCACTAATGCCATTAAATATGGACATCCTGATCGTGATCCCGTAATAGTGTTTGATTTTGGAATTGAACCAGAAGGATATAAATCTTTAAAAATTACCGATAATGGTTTAGGAATCGATTTAAAGGTTTATGGCGATTTATTGTTTGGAATGTATAAAACGTTTCATAAACACGACGAAGCACGCGGAATAGGACTGTATATTACCAAAAATCAAATTGAAGCGATGAAAGGAACGGTTTCTGTTGAAAGTGAAGTTGGAGTAGGAACGAGCTTTAAAATTGTTTTTAATGATGCTTAA
- the rny gene encoding ribonuclease Y → MDTITIIIGIVGIAAGFAIAKIIEKSNISNLIKNAKKEAASILKDANLEAENIKKDKILQAKERFIELKAEHEQVILARDKKVAEVEKRVRDKESQVSNELSKAKKVNDEFEAKTAEYINKIEVLDKKQAEVDKLHKSQLQQLEVISGLSAEEAKEQLVEGLKAEAKSKAMSHIQETIEEAKLTAQQEAKKIIINTIQRVGTEEAVENCVSVFNIESDDVKGRIIGREGRNIRALEAATGVEIIVDDTPEAIILSCFDPVRREIARLSLHKLVTDGRIHPARIEEVVAKTAKQIDDEIIEVGKRTVIDLGIHGLHPELIKVVGRMKYRSSYGQNLLQHSREVSKLCGIMAAELGLNVKLAKRAGLLHDIGKVPDTESDLPHALLGMQWAEKYGEKDEVCNAIGAHHDEIEMKSLLSPIVQVCDAISGARPGARRQVLDSYIQRLKDLEDVAYGFSGVKNAYAIQAGRELRVIVESEKVSDDNAANLSFEISQKIQTEMTYPGQVKVTVIRETRAVNIAK, encoded by the coding sequence ATGGACACCATAACGATCATTATTGGTATTGTAGGTATTGCAGCTGGTTTTGCAATAGCTAAAATTATCGAGAAAAGTAATATTTCAAACCTAATCAAAAACGCTAAAAAAGAAGCTGCTTCAATCTTGAAAGATGCTAATTTAGAGGCTGAAAATATTAAAAAAGATAAAATTCTTCAGGCAAAAGAGCGTTTTATCGAGTTAAAAGCAGAGCACGAACAAGTTATTTTAGCAAGAGATAAAAAAGTAGCTGAAGTAGAAAAAAGAGTGCGTGATAAAGAATCTCAAGTTTCTAACGAGCTTTCGAAAGCCAAAAAAGTAAATGACGAATTTGAGGCTAAAACGGCTGAATACATCAATAAAATTGAAGTTTTAGACAAAAAACAAGCAGAAGTAGACAAATTACATAAAAGCCAATTACAACAACTTGAAGTAATTTCGGGCCTATCTGCGGAAGAAGCAAAAGAACAGCTGGTAGAAGGTTTAAAAGCTGAAGCTAAAAGCAAAGCAATGTCTCATATTCAAGAAACTATTGAAGAGGCAAAACTTACGGCGCAACAAGAAGCGAAAAAAATCATTATCAATACCATCCAGCGTGTAGGAACTGAAGAAGCAGTAGAAAACTGTGTTTCTGTTTTCAACATTGAATCTGACGATGTAAAAGGACGTATAATTGGTCGTGAAGGTCGTAACATTAGAGCTCTTGAAGCTGCAACTGGTGTTGAAATTATTGTAGACGATACTCCTGAAGCAATCATACTTTCTTGTTTTGATCCTGTTCGTAGAGAAATTGCTCGTTTGTCTTTACACAAATTAGTGACTGACGGACGTATTCACCCTGCTCGTATTGAAGAAGTAGTTGCTAAAACAGCAAAACAAATCGACGATGAAATTATAGAAGTAGGTAAACGTACTGTAATCGACTTAGGAATTCATGGTTTACACCCAGAATTAATTAAAGTAGTTGGTCGAATGAAATACCGTTCTTCTTACGGACAAAACTTATTGCAGCACTCGAGAGAAGTTTCTAAACTTTGCGGTATCATGGCTGCTGAATTAGGACTAAACGTAAAACTGGCAAAAAGAGCAGGTTTACTACACGATATTGGAAAAGTGCCTGATACTGAAAGTGATTTACCACACGCTTTATTAGGAATGCAATGGGCTGAGAAATACGGAGAAAAAGACGAAGTATGCAACGCTATTGGAGCTCACCATGACGAGATTGAAATGAAATCATTACTTTCTCCAATTGTTCAGGTTTGTGACGCTATTTCAGGAGCAAGACCTGGGGCAAGACGTCAGGTATTAGACTCATACATTCAGCGTTTGAAAGATCTTGAAGATGTAGCTTACGGATTCAGCGGAGTTAAAAATGCTTACGCCATCCAAGCAGGTAGAGAGCTTCGTGTAATTGTAGAGAGTGAAAAAGTTTCTGATGATAACGCTGCAAACTTATCATTTGAAATTTCTCAAAAAATTCAAACTGAAATGACTTATCCAGGTCAAGTTAAAGTAACTGTAATTAGAGAAACCAGAGCAGTTAATATTGCGAAGTAA
- a CDS encoding cell division protein ZapA, which produces MDGKLRIKISIADRVYPLTVEPAQEEGLRSASKKIDAMIKQFEENYAVRDKQDVLAMCALQFASQVEQKQIDNAIDGEETIERIKRLNSLLDQYLEK; this is translated from the coding sequence ATGGACGGAAAGCTTAGAATTAAAATATCAATTGCCGACCGTGTTTACCCTTTAACGGTTGAACCGGCACAGGAAGAAGGACTTAGAAGCGCCTCAAAAAAAATTGATGCTATGATTAAGCAATTCGAAGAAAATTACGCGGTACGTGACAAACAAGATGTATTAGCCATGTGCGCACTGCAGTTTGCATCGCAGGTGGAACAAAAACAAATTGATAACGCAATCGATGGAGAAGAAACTATCGAAAGAATTAAAAGATTAAATTCGCTTTTAGATCAATATCTCGAAAAATAA
- a CDS encoding M23 family metallopeptidase, producing the protein MKLPVLAFFVSCFLSAQTQYPKDYFRPPLDIPMQLSGNFGELRPNHFHAGFDLKTNQREGLNVYAIADGYVSRIKISTFGNGKCIYITHPNGYTSVYGHLSATIGPIQDYVKKTHYQEKAYEIEMFPKPGELPVTKGQLIALSGNTGSSEGPHLHFEIRDTKTEFVINPIFFGFDQNIKDTKKPTLSSLYVYPLDNATVNQSKQPLLVNMALQKDGTYLASKVKTNGKIGFGINAVDTDDVSFNKNGVFNVSTFLNGNQNYNYQFNTYSFDEMRYINAFIDYYRYKKTGQRVQKLFMKTPFALSIIKTDSLRGIISAQPNLTSMYRIEVSDYFGNLNSITVPIEYDTATPLVPEEPVTSKYFVKYNRDTNFEKDNMSVFFPAGTFYDDFNMNFDVRNNKIYIHDDTVPVHSNFTITIKDSIYPESLRDKLYIGKGTSYNGTIRKGDVFTAKAKILGIYGLVLDTIPPVIKITKPVEGKWISDQKKIEFTIGDSLSGIKSYNGYLNGSWVLFEYENKTRKITHTFDDQYLTEGENFLKMEVVDNVGNSTIFETHFFRSQQK; encoded by the coding sequence ATGAAATTACCTGTACTTGCCTTTTTTGTTAGCTGTTTTCTATCTGCCCAGACACAATATCCTAAAGATTATTTTCGACCGCCGCTTGATATTCCGATGCAGCTTTCGGGAAATTTTGGCGAATTACGACCAAATCATTTTCATGCCGGTTTTGACTTAAAAACAAATCAGCGTGAAGGATTAAATGTGTATGCAATTGCTGATGGCTATGTGTCTCGTATCAAAATTTCAACTTTTGGAAATGGCAAATGTATTTACATAACGCATCCAAATGGTTATACTTCTGTTTATGGACATTTGTCGGCTACAATAGGGCCTATTCAAGATTATGTAAAAAAAACGCATTACCAAGAGAAGGCCTATGAAATTGAAATGTTTCCAAAACCTGGTGAACTTCCAGTGACAAAAGGCCAATTAATTGCACTTTCAGGAAATACAGGTTCTTCAGAAGGACCGCATCTTCATTTTGAAATCCGAGATACCAAAACCGAATTTGTAATCAATCCGATTTTCTTTGGCTTTGACCAAAATATAAAAGATACTAAAAAACCAACATTGTCAAGTTTATATGTCTATCCGCTGGATAATGCCACGGTCAATCAGTCAAAACAACCTTTGCTGGTAAATATGGCACTTCAAAAAGATGGAACTTATTTGGCTTCAAAAGTAAAAACCAATGGTAAAATAGGTTTTGGAATCAATGCTGTAGATACTGATGATGTTTCGTTTAATAAAAATGGTGTTTTTAACGTTTCGACTTTTTTAAACGGAAATCAAAATTATAACTATCAGTTTAATACCTATTCGTTTGATGAAATGCGTTATATAAATGCTTTTATCGATTATTACCGATACAAAAAAACGGGACAGCGTGTTCAAAAACTTTTTATGAAAACACCTTTTGCGTTAAGTATCATCAAAACAGATTCTTTGCGAGGTATAATTTCTGCTCAGCCTAATCTTACTTCGATGTATAGAATTGAAGTTTCAGATTATTTTGGAAATTTAAATTCGATTACGGTACCAATTGAATACGATACGGCAACACCGCTTGTTCCTGAAGAACCTGTAACCTCAAAATATTTTGTAAAATACAATAGAGATACCAATTTCGAAAAAGACAACATGTCAGTTTTCTTTCCAGCCGGAACTTTCTATGACGATTTTAATATGAATTTTGATGTTCGAAATAACAAAATATATATTCATGATGATACAGTTCCAGTACATTCTAATTTTACCATTACGATAAAAGATTCAATTTATCCGGAATCTTTGCGTGATAAACTTTATATAGGAAAAGGAACGAGTTATAACGGAACAATACGAAAAGGAGATGTTTTTACTGCCAAAGCAAAAATACTGGGTATATACGGTTTAGTTTTAGATACGATTCCGCCAGTTATAAAAATTACAAAACCAGTTGAAGGAAAATGGATCAGCGATCAAAAGAAAATTGAGTTTACAATAGGAGATTCTTTATCGGGAATTAAATCTTATAATGGATATTTAAACGG